Proteins encoded by one window of Candidatus Aramenus sp. CH1:
- a CDS encoding RsmB/NOP family class I SAM-dependent RNA methyltransferase, which yields MGTIEDYISRYKDLFRYSVTARARSLAKKYGFLDYMVERYIDMFREEANEFLESCSFPLRKSIRCNTLKVECEELIERLEGKGFALEKVEWLKFGYVVKAQPPKPSLGSTLEYMLGYYHIQGLASMVPAEVLNPKEGDVVLDMASSPGGKTTQMSQLMGNKGLIVAVERKKARVRPLVSNINRLGALNVVVLNMDSRELVNYDLRFSKVLLDAPCTGEGIIPRDPTRKTKTQPEELYKFSVAQLELLDTAYRLLEEKGELVYSTCSIAPEEDEFVVNYAVEELGMEVIPIEGYPASEGITSFNGVDFSRKVENCIRFYPHQHKTEGFFVCRLRKR from the coding sequence ATGGGTACCATTGAAGATTACATTTCTAGGTATAAAGACTTATTTAGGTACTCGGTCACTGCTCGGGCTAGGTCTCTCGCTAAAAAGTACGGGTTTCTAGACTACATGGTAGAAAGGTATATTGACATGTTCAGGGAAGAAGCAAATGAGTTCTTGGAATCTTGTAGCTTTCCGCTTAGGAAGTCGATACGGTGCAACACGCTTAAAGTTGAATGTGAAGAGCTAATTGAGAGGCTTGAGGGCAAGGGTTTTGCTCTAGAGAAGGTGGAGTGGCTCAAGTTTGGCTACGTAGTAAAGGCGCAACCCCCTAAGCCATCATTGGGATCCACGCTGGAGTACATGCTTGGGTACTATCACATTCAAGGGTTAGCGTCGATGGTTCCAGCTGAGGTATTGAACCCCAAGGAAGGGGACGTTGTGCTTGACATGGCCTCTTCCCCTGGAGGGAAGACAACTCAGATGTCTCAGCTAATGGGGAACAAGGGATTAATAGTAGCGGTAGAAAGGAAAAAGGCCAGAGTAAGGCCTCTCGTCTCCAACATAAATAGGCTAGGCGCCCTAAACGTTGTGGTGCTTAACATGGACTCTAGAGAGCTAGTTAATTACGACCTTAGGTTCAGCAAGGTTCTCTTGGACGCGCCGTGTACTGGCGAGGGAATAATACCCAGAGACCCTACTAGGAAAACTAAGACCCAGCCTGAGGAGCTGTACAAGTTTAGTGTGGCGCAGTTGGAATTGCTGGACACGGCGTATCGCCTATTGGAGGAGAAGGGGGAACTAGTATATTCCACGTGTAGCATTGCCCCCGAAGAGGACGAGTTTGTAGTTAATTACGCAGTAGAAGAACTGGGAATGGAAGTAATTCCAATAGAGGGATATCCAGCGTCCGAGGGAATTACCAGCTTCAACGGAGTTGATTTCTCGAGAAAGGTGGAGAACTGTATTAGGTTCTATCCCCACCAACACAAGACCGAGGGGTTCTTCGTTTGCC